The following proteins come from a genomic window of Clostridia bacterium:
- a CDS encoding DUF6512 family protein, translating to MNSSRSLSPDKAAQNWILLGIPVLSIAGCLMHFVYEWSGNLTAVGIFSPVNESVWEHLKLTFWPMLIWWISGYYLLNKRGKISAAQWFSSCTAAELVCPMVIVSFFYSYTGALGIESLILDIFSLFLGIIAAQSFSLHLYKNAEFGNYCLYISITTLALLAAAFTIFTFTPPQLPLFMDS from the coding sequence GTGAATAGTTCCAGATCTTTATCCCCCGATAAAGCAGCACAAAACTGGATACTCTTAGGTATACCTGTCCTCAGTATCGCAGGCTGTCTTATGCACTTTGTATACGAATGGTCAGGTAATCTGACAGCAGTAGGCATCTTTTCCCCAGTAAACGAAAGTGTATGGGAGCATTTGAAATTGACATTTTGGCCTATGCTCATCTGGTGGATTTCAGGATATTACCTGCTAAATAAAAGAGGAAAAATATCAGCAGCCCAGTGGTTTTCTTCCTGTACTGCAGCAGAGTTAGTATGTCCTATGGTTATAGTATCCTTCTTCTATTCATATACGGGCGCTTTGGGTATCGAATCACTCATACTTGATATCTTTTCATTATTCCTTGGCATAATTGCAGCCCAGAGCTTTTCACTTCACTTATATAAAAATGCAGAATTCGGCAATTATTGCTTGTATATTTCTATTACTACACTTGCTTTACTTGCAGCCGCCTTCACGATTTTTACCTTTACCCCCCCGCAGCTCCCTCTGTTTATGGATTCGTAA